A stretch of the Ctenopharyngodon idella isolate HZGC_01 chromosome 14, HZGC01, whole genome shotgun sequence genome encodes the following:
- the prelid1a gene encoding PRELI domain containing 1a, giving the protein MVKYFSCAGFLKSSWDQVFLAFWQRYPNPYSNHVLTEDIIFREVTPDNCLISRRLLTKTSRAPRWAEKFLPAHMAQKAYIIEDSVVDPQGRTMTTLTWNISHARVMSIEERCVYKVNPDNNSWTEIKREAWISSNLYGLSRAIQEFGLARFKSNVTKTMKGFEYVLARMQGETPTRTLAETATVKARETALAAKVKAKDLASQAQKKQYV; this is encoded by the exons ATGGTGAAGTATTTCAGCTGTGCGGGCTTTCTGAAGAGCTCATGGGACCAAGTGTTTTTGGCATTCTGGCAGAGATACCCCAATCCTTACAG TAATCATGTTTTAACGGAAGACATCATATTTCGGGAAGTCACTCCAGACAACTGTCTGATTTCCAGACGTCTCTTGACCAAAACCAGCAGAGCTCCTCGCTGGGCGGAGAAGTTTCTGCCTGCTCACATGGCCCAGAAGGCCTACATCATCGAGGACTCAGTTGTGGATCCTCAGGGCAGGACCATGACCACCCTCACCTGGAACATCAGCCACGCACGTGTGATG AGTATTGAAGAGCGTTGTGTGTACAAAGTGAACCCGGACAACAACAGCTGGACCGAGATAAAGAGAGAGGCCTGGATTTCCTCCAACCTATACGGCCTCTCTAGAGCTATTCAG GAATTCGGTCTTGCCCGGTTTAAGAGCAACGTTACGAAGACCATGAAAGGCTTTGAGTACGTCCTGGCCAGGATGCAAG GTGAAACTCCCACACGAACGCTGGCAGAGACCGCGACCGTGAAGGCTCGCGAAACTGCGCTCGCTGCTAAAGTGAAGGCGAAGGATTTGGCGTCTCAAGCTCAGAAGAAGCAGTATGTATGA